Genomic DNA from Roseburia intestinalis L1-82:
AGATGTCAATTTAGAAACAACCTCATCGGTAAGTGTATCCTTCTTATCCTCTCTAATCTTACTGAGTACATCTGCGGAACGTTCGATACCTGTTGCTGCAGTTCCCTGTGTATATTTCATCTCTGTAATATCTTCTGTTGTACAATCTGACACAGCAACTGTTTTTCCACCACTGACTACATTTTTATCACTATCTACTTCCTTAAAAGTGGTTCCGTCTAATATATAATTTTTTCCATCTGTTCCTGCATATGTTCCGTTATCATTCGGTGTATACACAACTCCGTTTTTATCTGTATACTTATCCCCAATCTTATGCGATGTACCTGTAGCATTATAATATGCCACATTTTCTTTGATACTGATCGTCTGTGTCGTGCCATCATCTGAGATATAAGAATATTTTGCATTTCCATCATCATCCTTATCACCGGTTGCTGTCCAGACATGACCATCTTTATCTGTATAAGTTCCGTCATCATTCGCTGTATAGGTAAGATTATCGCTTCCCTGATAAGTTACAACTTTCTGTATATACTGTTTGGTTCCATTATTATCATACGCGTAAATCGTATTACCATCTGCATCTTTACCTGCTTCTGTATATACATTCCCAGCCGCATCCATCACAGAATTCACTCTCTGGGTTGCACTCATGCCAAGTAAAGTTTTAAGTTTCTTCTGATCATCATCAGATAAACCACTGTTTTTTAACGCATCCATCATCTCTGTATATGCCGTTGCATATCCATATGCAGATGAAAGATTCGCATTCTGCCCTGATGCTGTCTTATATGCTTTCTGCGCATCCTGATATTTCTGAATGGCCTTCACTACATTCTGCTCCAACTTAGTGTCATTTGCATCATAGTACTGTGTATAAGACTTGTATGTTGCATTCGTCGCATCTGAGCCAACAGCCAGTCCCATCTGATACAGTGCTCTTGCACCTTCTGTATTTCCACCGGTCAGAGTGAAATCATTATCTTTTCCGGTATCTTTAGAACTAATGAAGATACGATGATTTGTCTCATCAAAGTTTGCACTAACACCGGCATCTTTTAATGAAGCGATCACATCACCAACAGTCGATCCCTGTGTCACTGTAATCTCTTTTGTTGTACCATCACCCTTTGTCAGATTGATCTTTGCATCTCCACCTGTATAACCTAGTTCAGCAAGTGTTGTGGATGTCGTCGTCTTGCTTGAAAGCTGTGCTCCGGTCAGATAACCCGCCTGCGCAACTTTAAGAATATTTAGCTGTTGTGTTCCGGTCGGTGCATTATTTCCTGCCTTTACCGTTGCTTTGGTAGAATCGGAAACAGTTGTTGATTTTAAATTATATGCGGTAGATAATTTCATGCTGCCGACGCTGCTGTAAAGACTGTAAATCTTCGTATTCAGTGTTTTCCACGCATCCTGCTTCCAGGATAATTTTGTCTGTGCCTTTTTGTATTTATTCGTCTTATAGTTGTATGAAGATACCAGAGCTGAAATGATAGCTTCTGTATCAAGACCTGATGTCAAACCGGTAATTCTGATTGGCATATTATCACTCCTATCTGATGAAACTTTTCATCTGTTATTATATACTCTGCAGACAGACTGTACTGTCTTTGTTTACATTTTCTCGTCCACCAAAAGTCCTGCGACTTCCCAGACCTTTGCGATCATGTCAAGCGTTTTCTCCGGCGGATATTCCTTCAAGACTTCTTTTGTGTCCTTGTCCACAATCTTGATCATAACGCGGTTCGTGGCATCGTGGATGCCAAAGACTGCTTCCGAATTGTGTGCTCTCTTATTGATCTCTTCTACAGCTTTCCGGATCTGGGTGTTATTTCCTGCTCCTACGAGTGTTTCCTGCTCCTCATCCTTGTCGTTTCTGGCACTCAGACTGTTTTTGGTATCCGTACTGTTTTTGTTTTCTGCCTTCCATGGAGTCGTGATGTTCTCCACTGTTTGCGTTGTGCCGCCTGTAGCACTTCCGCTGCCTGCAGCACTGCTATTTCCTGCTGCAGCTGCCTCTACGGATTTGCCGTAAGATGCTGTCGATGTTTCCTGTATCCGTTGAACTCCCATGATCCTGACCTCCGTTTCCATGGTATCCACAACTTCTTTCTGCTGTGTTTCACACTTCCCTGTGTCCATCTGTGCATGCAGGCTATATTACAACCCGTATGCTAACTTACTTAATCTGTGTTTTATATCGGTTTCTTTGCGCATAAAATTAATACCGGAGCCGCATTTTTCTGCCTGTATAATAGAATGCACGCTCCGAGGTCATTCTATTATTGTGAATTATGAGCTCCGGTATTTTTCAAAGCAGATCCTTTAAGGATGCGATCGCATCGATATTAAGAGCTGCCTTATTTTCATTCTGAATCTGAAGATATACTTCCTTGCGGTATATCGGCACTTCTTTCGGTGCAGATATACCGATTTTCACCTGATCTCCGCGGATTTCAAGCACTGTGATCTCAATGTTATTGTTTACCACCAGAGATTCACCCTTTTTTCGTGTCAATGCCAGCATTTTTATTCCTCTGCTTTCTTTCTGCCTTTTACAGCTTCATATACATTAAACTTGATCGGATAATCATCCTCGACGATCACCTGGCAGCCTTTTCTGGTGTCTGTATTAATCACCAGCGGTGCCTTTAGATTAACAGTCGTATCTTTTTTATCCGCCGCTGCTGTGAGCGTTACAAGTATGTAGGTATTATCCTCTGTAAGATCTCCAAGTGGCGTCAGCATCTCATCGCTGACCGATGGTGCATAATCAGGTTTGATCTCATTCGGATGCATGACCGGAAATGCAATTTCCGGTTCGTCCATGGACTGAAACCACATGATCGAGGACGGTGTTCTCTCTTTTTCCTTATCAAAAATCAGGGTAAACTTTCTTAAATCCGGGAATCCGATCATTCCATTCTCTAAAGTAATGATCTTCTCCTCGTCAATATCTATCTCCCCAAAAAGCCTTGTATTTGCTTTCATTCCCTTTTCCTCCTGATGCAGCCTGTGTGATCACGACATGCATTCTAAGAATAATGCTGTTAATATAATTTACAGATAGCTGAGCAGTGTCACCTGATTTACCTTGGAAGCTGCCTGCAGTGATGACTGATAAGCAGTGTATGCCGCTGTATACTCCAGAATGATATCTGAAAGTTCTCGGTCTTCATTCTTGGACTTTAACTCTTCCATCGTTTCCTGCTCATTTGACATACGGTTTTTCGTCAACGCAAGGCTCTGTCCTTTACTTCCGACATCTGTTAATGCAAGATTGACCTTCTGCAGATAGGTATCGCAGTTTCCAATGTAGCTGTTATAGAGCTTTTGCATATTATCATTGGCATAATCGCGCTCTTTTTTCGCTGCTGCGATCCACTCTTCTAATTTTGCCTGACAGTCATCCGAAGAATATTCCTGCATTTTCTTCATGGCATTTAAATCTGTCACTTTCTGTTCTGCGTCAAGCGAACGCTGTACAGCATCGATCAGCTCATCCACATCCCTGCTGAGTCCGTGATCAAATACATTTGATGCCTCTGTATTGACAGTAAGTGTCTGGTTTGCAGCCACTACATAATCGATATCCTGATAGATCTGATTGCCATCTTTATCATATTTCTCATACTTTAACTTATTGTTCGTATCTGTAATATTCGTGCAGTTGTAATAATATTCCGGACGAAGTTCACCA
This window encodes:
- the fliD gene encoding flagellar filament capping protein FliD; the protein is MPIRITGLTSGLDTEAIISALVSSYNYKTNKYKKAQTKLSWKQDAWKTLNTKIYSLYSSVGSMKLSTAYNLKSTTVSDSTKATVKAGNNAPTGTQQLNILKVAQAGYLTGAQLSSKTTTSTTLAELGYTGGDAKINLTKGDGTTKEITVTQGSTVGDVIASLKDAGVSANFDETNHRIFISSKDTGKDNDFTLTGGNTEGARALYQMGLAVGSDATNATYKSYTQYYDANDTKLEQNVVKAIQKYQDAQKAYKTASGQNANLSSAYGYATAYTEMMDALKNSGLSDDDQKKLKTLLGMSATQRVNSVMDAAGNVYTEAGKDADGNTIYAYDNNGTKQYIQKVVTYQGSDNLTYTANDDGTYTDKDGHVWTATGDKDDDGNAKYSYISDDGTTQTISIKENVAYYNATGTSHKIGDKYTDKNGVVYTPNDNGTYAGTDGKNYILDGTTFKEVDSDKNVVSGGKTVAVSDCTTEDITEMKYTQGTAATGIERSADVLSKIREDKKDTLTDEVVSKLTSNIEKVNVYESAEDSLAADDEYSRKNIIDSIQQAYQTGKASDVTKVTNKYAEVITKNQTTMTTAQKTMDDNSVLADLAAMDSTSSDYTTALTAFVKKVQNSKEIMDQSSQYTNSGAKKIDGCDSEIKLNGITYTSSLNTYSINGLSITAMQATGDGDTNAITVTTATDTQAIYDKIKSFLTQYNSLINEMTSLYNADTAKGYEPLTDDEKSAMSDSEVEKWEEKIKSSLLRRDDSLESVMNLMTNAMSQPVTIDGKKYYLSSFGIKTLGFLNAPENQQNAYHIDGDEDDTATSGNEDKLMAMINSDPDTVVSFMQQLTTNLYDAIGTKMKSSTLSSIYKVYNDKEMASEYSDYTTTIKKWEQKLQDQEDAYYKKFSAMETALSKLQSQTSSLSNLFGS
- a CDS encoding flagellar protein FlaG; the protein is MDTGKCETQQKEVVDTMETEVRIMGVQRIQETSTASYGKSVEAAAAGNSSAAGSGSATGGTTQTVENITTPWKAENKNSTDTKNSLSARNDKDEEQETLVGAGNNTQIRKAVEEINKRAHNSEAVFGIHDATNRVMIKIVDKDTKEVLKEYPPEKTLDMIAKVWEVAGLLVDEKM
- the csrA gene encoding carbon storage regulator CsrA → MLALTRKKGESLVVNNNIEITVLEIRGDQVKIGISAPKEVPIYRKEVYLQIQNENKAALNIDAIASLKDLL
- the fliW gene encoding flagellar assembly protein FliW, producing MKANTRLFGEIDIDEEKIITLENGMIGFPDLRKFTLIFDKEKERTPSSIMWFQSMDEPEIAFPVMHPNEIKPDYAPSVSDEMLTPLGDLTEDNTYILVTLTAAADKKDTTVNLKAPLVINTDTRKGCQVIVEDDYPIKFNVYEAVKGRKKAEE